In Phocoena phocoena chromosome 3, mPhoPho1.1, whole genome shotgun sequence, a single window of DNA contains:
- the NDUFA11 gene encoding NADH dehydrogenase [ubiquinone] 1 alpha subcomplex subunit 11, translated as MAKTLLHQYWDIPEGTECHHKTYATTSIGGATGLIASAYSVALQTPASFLEGVARTGRYTFTAAAIGAIFGLTSCISAQVREKPDDPLNYFLGGCAGGLALGARTHSYGIGAAACAYMGMTAALVKMGQLEGWKVFAEPKV; from the exons ATGGCTAAGACGCTTCTTCACCAGTACTGGGACATCCCCGAAGGTACCGAGTGCCACCACAAGACCTACGCCACCACCAGTATCGGTGGTGCCACTG GCCTCATCGCCTCCGCCTACAGCGTGGCGCTCCAGACCCCGGCCTCCTTCCTGGAGGGAGTGGCGAGGACAGGACGGTACACGTTTACCGCAG CTGCCATCGGTGCCATATTCGGCCTCACCTCCTGCATCAGCGCCCAGGTCCGCGAGAAGCCTGACGACCCTCTCAACTACTTCCTCGGAGGCTGCGCCGGAGGCTTGGCCCTGGGAGCACGCA CCCACAGCTACGGGATTGGAGCTGCCGCCTGTGCGTACATGGGCATGACGGCCGCCCTGGTCAAGATGGGCCAGCTGGAGGGCTGGAAGGTGTTTGCAGAGCCCAAGGTGTGA
- the CAPS gene encoding calcyphosin isoform X1 gives MDAVDATMEKLRAQCLSRGASGIQGLARFFRRMDRDRSRSLDAGELQRGLAELGLVLDTAEAQGVCRRWDRDGSGTLDLEEFLRALRPPMSQVREAVITAAFAKLDRSGDGVVTVDDLRGVYSGRAHPRVQSGEWTEEEVLRRFLDNFDSSEKDGQVTLAEFQDYYSGVSASVDTDEEFVAMMTSAWRL, from the exons ATGGATGCTGTGGACGCCACCATGGAGAAGCTCCGGGCCCAGTGCCTGTCCCGAGGGGCCTCGGGCATCCAGGGTCTGGCCAG gttTTTCCGCCGCATGGACCGGGACAGGAGCCGGTCCCTGGACGCAGGGGAGCTCCAGCGGGGCCTGGCCGAGCTGGGGCTGGTGCTGGACACAGCCGAGGCGCAGGGCGTGTGCAGGCGCTGGGACCGTGACGGCAGTGGGACGCTGGACCTGGAGGAGTTCCTGCGGGCACTGCGG ccccccatgtCCCAGGTCCGGGAGGCAGTCATCACAGCCGCGTTCGCCAAGCTGGACCGCAGCGGGGACGGCGTGGTGACTGTGGATGACCTCCGGGGGGTGTACAGCGGCCGCGCCCACCCCAGGGTGCAGAGCGGGGAGTGGACGGAGGAGGAGGTGCTCCGCCGCTTCCTGGACAACTTTGACTCGTCCGAGAAGGACGGGCAG GTCACGCTGGCCGAGTTCCAGGACTACTACAGTGGCGTGAGTGCCTCTGTGGACACGGATGAGGAGTTTGTGGCCATGATGACCAGCGCCTGGCGGCTGTGA
- the VMAC gene encoding vimentin-type intermediate filament-associated coiled-coil protein, producing MSAPPPLQIREANAHLAAVHRRAAELEARLDAAERTVRTQAERLARHDQQLRAALDELGRAKDREIAALQEQLLTSEATVQSLQAAVCQRDKLIRQLQPRAELLQDICRRRPPLAGLMATLAEAERLGPLPASVPSHPLPGGPSSHLANSTGEEEDRDHLQPAVFGTTV from the exons ATGTCAGCGCCGCCGCCCCTGCAGATCCGCGAGGCGAACGCACACCTGGCTGCGGTACACCGGCGCGCGGCGGAGCTGGAGGCGCGGCTGGATGCGGCCGAGCGCACGGTGCGCACCCAGGCCGAGCGCCTGGCCCGCCACGACCAGCAGCTGCGCGCCGCCCTAGACGAGCTGGGCCGCGCCAAGGACCG TGAGATTGCCGCTCTCCAGGAGCAGCTGCTGACCTCCGAGGCTACTGTCCAGAGTCTGCAGGCTGCCGTGTGCCAGAGGGACAAGCTCATCAGGCAGCTGCAGCCCCGGGCTGAACTGCTGCAGGACATCTGCCGCCGCCGGCCACCCCTGGCTGGGCTGATGGCCACCCTGGCTGAGGCTGAGCGCCTGGGGCCCTTGCCGGCCAGTGTCCCCAGTCACCCACTCCCTGGTGGGCCCAGTTCACACCTTGCCAACAGTActggggaggaagaggacagGGACCACCTCCAGCCTGCTGTGTTTGGGACCACTGTGTGA
- the CAPS gene encoding calcyphosin isoform X2, protein MDAVDATMEKLRAQCLSRGASGIQGLARFFRRMDRDRSRSLDAGELQRGLAELGLVLDTAEAQGVCRRWDRDGSGTLDLEEFLRALRPPMSQVREAVITAAFAKLDRSGDGVVTVDDLRGVYSGRAHPRVTLAEFQDYYSGVSASVDTDEEFVAMMTSAWRL, encoded by the exons ATGGATGCTGTGGACGCCACCATGGAGAAGCTCCGGGCCCAGTGCCTGTCCCGAGGGGCCTCGGGCATCCAGGGTCTGGCCAG gttTTTCCGCCGCATGGACCGGGACAGGAGCCGGTCCCTGGACGCAGGGGAGCTCCAGCGGGGCCTGGCCGAGCTGGGGCTGGTGCTGGACACAGCCGAGGCGCAGGGCGTGTGCAGGCGCTGGGACCGTGACGGCAGTGGGACGCTGGACCTGGAGGAGTTCCTGCGGGCACTGCGG ccccccatgtCCCAGGTCCGGGAGGCAGTCATCACAGCCGCGTTCGCCAAGCTGGACCGCAGCGGGGACGGCGTGGTGACTGTGGATGACCTCCGGGGGGTGTACAGCGGCCGCGCCCACCCCAGG GTCACGCTGGCCGAGTTCCAGGACTACTACAGTGGCGTGAGTGCCTCTGTGGACACGGATGAGGAGTTTGTGGCCATGATGACCAGCGCCTGGCGGCTGTGA